From one Catenuloplanes nepalensis genomic stretch:
- a CDS encoding efflux RND transporter permease subunit, with protein MSLLARLSLANRGLIALIAIIVTGFGAFAIPSLKQQLLPSLEFPAAFIFASYPGASPEIVEQRVTEPIENSVQGIEGLDEVTSTTSEGVATVQVLFEFGTDLTQTVSKIESNLGRIRAQLPEDVDPTVFAGSTADLPAIVLAASGGTDEAALAAALNESVLPELQGIEGVRTAEVTGARTSSITITPDLAKFGAAGVNPAGIATALQANGVSVPAGTLTEGERTLTVQVGTPITTLEDLQNIYLSGTGGRAVRLGDVATVAEVPAAPTSYTRTDGVDSLGLSVTATPDGNAVRISEEIRDRLPELAAASGATLTVVFDQAPFVEKSIESLATEGLLGLVMAVIVILVFLLSIRSTIVTAVSIPLSVLVALIALWLQDYSLNLLTLGALTIAVGRVVDDSIVVLENIKRHLGYGEEKLHAITTGVQEVAGAVLASTLTTVAVFAPIALVGGFVGQLFAPFAVTVTVALIASLIVSLTIVPVLAYWFLRRPKGTAEEAEVARKAAEEKELRSPLQRSYLPVIRFATTWRWTTIGIGVVVLLITGGLATQLKTNFIDQSGQDTLSISQTMPIGTSLEATNAQAKRVEAVLSGAGEVKSYQATVGGGGQSALFTGGGSGANSASYSVTLEDDVDTEAFTERLRGDFEDLGPSAGEITVGADSSSGFSGNELAVVVKAADAEALAAATKQVQDAMAGTPDVTDVTSDLAESVPRIDITVDRAAATARGLSEAQIGQLVAGAFRDTPIGQVTLTGSGERNVVLDLGGTAPADLTALRAYPLQTPGGIVPLDDVADVNEVQGPVEITRINGDRSVTVTGTVSGSNIGAATTALTTELDEMTPPAGASWEIGGVSADQNEAFSQLGLAVLAAIAIVFIIMVATFGSIIQPLILLVSIPFAATGAILLLLVTDTALGVPALIGVLMLVGIVVTNAIVLMDLINQYRKQGYGVQQAVIEGGRHRLRPILMTAIATIFALTPMALGLTGEGGFISQPLAVVVIGGLISSTLLTLLLVPALYTLVEGRRERRAERKARKAEKAQAGVPAPAPATPTTAPSAPSAPSSSAAPEKVDSVPETQPPSGALRDGTDQFEVLRLPRSNRSPLPPQE; from the coding sequence ATGTCCTTGCTCGCAAGACTGAGTCTCGCGAACCGGGGGCTCATCGCCCTGATCGCGATCATCGTGACCGGCTTCGGGGCCTTCGCCATCCCGTCACTCAAGCAGCAGCTCCTGCCCTCGCTGGAGTTCCCGGCTGCGTTCATCTTCGCCTCCTACCCGGGGGCGTCGCCGGAGATCGTCGAGCAGCGGGTCACCGAGCCGATCGAGAACAGCGTCCAGGGGATCGAGGGCCTCGACGAGGTCACCTCGACGACCAGCGAGGGCGTGGCGACGGTCCAGGTCCTGTTCGAGTTCGGCACCGACCTGACCCAGACCGTCTCGAAGATCGAGAGCAACCTGGGCCGGATCCGCGCCCAGCTGCCGGAGGACGTCGACCCGACCGTCTTCGCCGGCAGCACCGCCGACCTGCCCGCGATCGTGCTGGCCGCGTCCGGCGGCACGGACGAGGCCGCGCTCGCGGCCGCGCTCAACGAGAGCGTGCTGCCCGAGTTGCAGGGCATCGAGGGCGTGCGGACCGCGGAGGTCACCGGCGCGCGCACCTCCAGCATCACCATCACGCCCGACCTGGCGAAGTTCGGCGCGGCCGGCGTCAACCCGGCCGGCATCGCCACCGCGCTCCAGGCGAACGGCGTCTCCGTCCCGGCCGGCACGCTGACCGAGGGCGAGCGCACGCTGACCGTCCAGGTCGGCACGCCGATCACCACGCTCGAAGACCTGCAGAACATCTACCTCAGCGGTACGGGTGGGCGCGCGGTCCGGCTCGGCGACGTCGCCACCGTGGCCGAGGTGCCGGCCGCGCCGACGTCCTACACGCGCACGGACGGCGTGGACAGCCTCGGCCTCTCCGTCACCGCCACGCCGGACGGCAACGCGGTGCGCATCTCCGAGGAGATCCGCGACCGGCTGCCCGAGCTGGCCGCGGCCAGCGGTGCCACGCTCACGGTCGTCTTCGACCAGGCGCCGTTCGTCGAGAAGTCGATCGAGAGCCTCGCCACCGAGGGCCTGCTCGGCCTGGTGATGGCCGTGATCGTCATCCTGGTCTTCCTGCTCTCCATCCGGTCCACGATCGTCACCGCGGTCTCCATCCCGCTCTCCGTGCTGGTCGCGCTGATCGCATTGTGGCTCCAGGACTACTCGCTCAACCTGCTCACGCTCGGCGCGCTCACCATCGCGGTCGGCCGGGTGGTCGACGACTCGATCGTGGTGCTGGAGAACATCAAACGCCATTTGGGGTACGGCGAGGAGAAGCTGCACGCGATCACCACCGGCGTGCAGGAGGTGGCCGGCGCGGTGCTGGCCTCCACGCTCACCACGGTCGCGGTGTTCGCGCCGATCGCGCTGGTCGGCGGCTTCGTCGGGCAGCTCTTCGCGCCGTTCGCCGTCACGGTCACGGTCGCGCTGATCGCCTCGCTGATCGTGTCGCTGACCATCGTGCCGGTGCTGGCCTACTGGTTCCTCCGCCGGCCGAAGGGCACCGCGGAGGAGGCCGAGGTCGCCCGGAAGGCCGCGGAGGAGAAGGAGCTGCGCAGTCCGCTGCAGCGCTCCTACCTGCCGGTCATCCGGTTCGCCACCACCTGGCGCTGGACCACGATCGGAATCGGTGTCGTGGTGCTGCTGATCACCGGCGGCCTGGCCACCCAGCTGAAGACGAACTTCATCGACCAGTCCGGCCAGGACACGCTGAGCATCTCCCAGACGATGCCGATCGGCACCAGCCTGGAGGCGACGAACGCGCAGGCCAAGCGCGTCGAGGCGGTGCTGTCCGGCGCGGGCGAGGTGAAGTCGTACCAGGCGACCGTGGGCGGCGGCGGCCAGTCCGCGCTGTTCACCGGCGGCGGCAGCGGCGCGAACAGCGCGAGCTACTCCGTGACGCTCGAGGACGACGTCGACACCGAGGCGTTCACCGAGCGTCTGCGCGGCGACTTCGAGGACCTGGGCCCGTCGGCCGGCGAGATCACCGTCGGCGCGGACTCCAGCAGCGGCTTCAGCGGCAACGAGCTCGCGGTCGTGGTCAAGGCCGCGGACGCGGAGGCGCTGGCCGCGGCCACGAAGCAGGTCCAGGACGCGATGGCCGGCACGCCGGACGTCACGGACGTGACCAGCGACCTGGCCGAGAGCGTGCCGCGCATCGACATCACGGTCGACCGGGCCGCGGCCACCGCGCGTGGTCTCTCCGAGGCGCAGATCGGGCAGCTGGTCGCGGGCGCGTTCCGGGACACGCCGATCGGGCAGGTCACGTTGACCGGGAGCGGCGAGCGGAACGTCGTGCTCGACCTCGGCGGCACCGCGCCGGCCGACCTGACCGCGCTCCGGGCGTACCCGCTGCAGACGCCGGGCGGCATCGTGCCGCTGGACGACGTGGCGGACGTCAACGAGGTGCAGGGCCCGGTCGAGATCACCCGGATCAACGGCGACCGCAGCGTCACCGTCACCGGCACGGTCAGCGGCTCCAACATCGGCGCGGCCACCACCGCGCTGACCACCGAGCTGGACGAGATGACCCCGCCGGCCGGTGCGAGCTGGGAGATCGGTGGCGTCAGCGCGGACCAGAACGAGGCGTTCTCGCAGCTGGGCCTCGCGGTCCTGGCCGCGATCGCGATCGTCTTCATCATCATGGTGGCGACGTTCGGGTCGATCATCCAGCCGCTGATCCTGCTGGTCTCCATCCCGTTCGCGGCGACCGGCGCGATCCTGCTGCTGCTGGTGACGGACACCGCGCTCGGCGTACCCGCGCTGATCGGTGTGCTGATGCTGGTCGGCATCGTGGTCACGAACGCGATCGTGCTGATGGACCTGATCAACCAGTACCGCAAGCAGGGGTACGGCGTGCAACAGGCGGTGATCGAGGGTGGCCGGCACCGGCTGCGGCCCATCCTGATGACCGCGATCGCCACCATCTTCGCGCTCACCCCGATGGCGCTCGGCCTCACCGGCGAGGGCGGCTTCATCTCGCAGCCGCTCGCGGTCGTGGTGATCGGCGGCCTGATCAGCTCCACGCTGCTCACGCTGCTGCTGGTGCCGGCGCTCTACACGCTGGTCGAGGGCCGGCGCGAGCGTCGCGCCGAGCGGAAGGCGCGCAAGGCGGAGAAGGCGCAGGCCGGTGTCCCGGCCCCGGCGCCGGCCACGCCCACCACGGCGCCGTCCGCACCTTCCGCACCGTCCTCCTCGGCCGCGCCGGAGAAGGTGGACTCGGTGCCGGAGACGCAGCCGCCGTCCGGCGCGCTGCGTGATGGCACCGACCAGTTCGAGGTGCTCCGCCTGCCGCGCAGCAACAGGTCGCCGCTGCCGCCGCAGGAGTGA
- a CDS encoding MarR family winged helix-turn-helix transcriptional regulator: MADEGKDRLIAQIMATQRRLQYLFAHDRSNPLFDAHLTMPQLKILLMLAAGGGASGQELQRFMGVSLATVTGIVDRLVAHDLVERHEDPNDRRVRRVMLAPHGRQTVERIITAGADRQARVLGRMSAADLGVILRATELLVGAAEQEAAEEHVAENLN, encoded by the coding sequence GTGGCCGACGAGGGCAAGGACCGGCTGATCGCGCAGATCATGGCCACGCAGCGCCGCCTGCAGTACCTCTTCGCGCACGATCGGTCCAACCCGCTCTTCGACGCGCATCTGACCATGCCGCAGCTCAAAATCCTACTCATGCTGGCTGCCGGAGGCGGGGCATCCGGGCAGGAACTGCAGCGCTTCATGGGCGTCAGCCTGGCCACCGTCACCGGGATCGTCGACCGGCTGGTCGCCCACGACCTGGTCGAAAGACATGAGGATCCCAACGACCGGCGGGTACGGCGGGTGATGCTCGCGCCGCACGGCCGGCAGACCGTGGAGCGCATCATCACGGCCGGCGCGGACCGCCAGGCCCGGGTGCTCGGCCGGATGTCCGCCGCGGACCTGGGCGTCATCCTGCGGGCCACCGAACTGCTGGTCGGCGCGGCCGAACAGGAGGCGGCCGAGGAGCACGTCGCCGAAAACCTCAATTAG
- a CDS encoding MFS transporter produces the protein MARRTLTLCALLGVPLLVGTNQTWHGPALRDLATEIGGPTRSAWIISASLLAAITAAPLAGRLGDRYGPKPLLQAGLLMTAMGAALAGQAGTIRTLIWAQVVYGVGAGTSLVLTHALTTRTARVEQRAPFQNAFGVTYAVAGILGPIPGGLLAGALSWRWLFHVTAGTSLVLLVVVTLTVSAVHTAERAPLDLAGITLMALIGAGVLIAVFWAGSPERGLPWSLGAAGGTALCIVAFVRVERRAAVPVLPPELFTGPVFPTASMIGLLGGAALFVTVASLPPYLQLARGGTPATSGLALLPLSAGMLSSVVAGQMAVARIGRYRMLTLTGSLLTVVGLLILGWMEATTPLAVILLATLLIGLGLGLVFPLVQLAVQNATDARLVGVATFANLYFRWFGGAVGPVLFAAIVAGSLPPQLSDARVMSTPQTPEGMALYLRVYTDGVHTGFHTLAVLLGVAVVLSWLLAEVPLRVTTPVLTAEMFGMAPATRPVDELERVLAALALREDAERLYGELAARARTGVGPGATWLLGRIGRKGTLRLDGLPAHRLLQPDRVAGWLAELRQAGFVAGEHDLALTPDGDAVWQRLAEARTETLARLLDGWHPDMSPEVVARLRHLARDMLAGPSPR, from the coding sequence ATGGCCCGCCGCACGCTCACGCTCTGCGCGCTGCTCGGCGTGCCGTTGCTGGTCGGCACGAACCAGACCTGGCACGGCCCGGCACTGCGCGACCTCGCCACCGAGATCGGCGGGCCGACCCGGTCCGCCTGGATCATCTCCGCGTCGCTGCTCGCCGCGATCACGGCGGCGCCGCTGGCCGGCCGGCTCGGTGACCGTTACGGGCCGAAGCCGCTGCTCCAGGCCGGCCTGCTGATGACGGCCATGGGTGCGGCGCTGGCCGGGCAGGCCGGCACGATCCGCACGCTGATCTGGGCTCAGGTGGTCTACGGCGTCGGCGCCGGCACCTCGCTGGTCCTCACGCACGCGCTCACCACGCGGACGGCCCGGGTCGAGCAGCGAGCGCCGTTCCAGAACGCGTTCGGCGTCACCTACGCGGTCGCCGGCATCCTCGGGCCGATCCCCGGCGGGCTGCTGGCCGGCGCGCTGTCCTGGCGCTGGCTGTTCCACGTGACGGCCGGGACCTCGCTCGTGCTGCTGGTCGTGGTCACGCTCACCGTGTCCGCCGTGCACACCGCGGAGCGCGCGCCGCTGGACCTGGCCGGGATCACGCTGATGGCGCTGATCGGCGCGGGCGTGCTGATCGCGGTGTTCTGGGCCGGCTCGCCCGAACGTGGCCTGCCCTGGTCGCTCGGCGCGGCCGGCGGGACCGCGCTGTGCATCGTCGCCTTCGTCCGGGTGGAGCGCAGGGCAGCGGTGCCGGTGCTGCCACCGGAGCTGTTCACCGGCCCGGTCTTCCCGACCGCGTCCATGATCGGTCTGCTCGGCGGCGCCGCGCTCTTCGTGACCGTGGCGAGCCTGCCTCCGTACCTGCAGCTGGCCCGCGGCGGCACCCCGGCCACGTCCGGCCTGGCGCTGCTGCCGCTCTCCGCCGGAATGCTCTCCTCCGTGGTCGCCGGGCAGATGGCGGTGGCCCGAATCGGCCGTTACCGCATGCTGACGCTGACCGGCAGCCTGCTGACCGTGGTCGGCCTGCTGATCCTGGGGTGGATGGAGGCGACCACGCCGCTCGCGGTGATCCTGCTGGCCACGCTGCTGATCGGGCTCGGCCTCGGGCTGGTCTTCCCGCTCGTGCAACTGGCGGTGCAGAACGCCACGGACGCGCGGCTGGTGGGCGTGGCCACGTTCGCCAACCTCTACTTCCGCTGGTTCGGCGGCGCGGTCGGGCCGGTGTTGTTCGCCGCGATCGTGGCCGGCTCGCTGCCGCCGCAGCTGTCCGACGCGCGCGTGATGAGCACGCCGCAGACGCCCGAGGGCATGGCGCTCTACCTGCGCGTCTACACCGACGGCGTGCACACCGGATTCCACACGCTGGCGGTGCTGCTCGGCGTGGCCGTGGTGCTGTCCTGGCTGCTGGCCGAGGTTCCGCTGCGGGTGACCACGCCGGTGCTGACGGCGGAGATGTTCGGCATGGCACCGGCCACGCGCCCGGTCGACGAGCTGGAGCGGGTGCTCGCCGCGCTGGCGCTGCGCGAGGACGCGGAACGCCTCTACGGCGAGCTGGCCGCACGCGCCCGGACCGGCGTCGGACCGGGCGCGACCTGGCTGCTCGGCCGGATCGGCCGGAAGGGAACGCTGCGGTTGGACGGGCTCCCGGCGCACCGGCTGCTGCAACCGGACCGGGTGGCCGGCTGGCTGGCCGAGCTGCGGCAGGCCGGGTTCGTCGCGGGCGAGCACGACCTGGCGCTGACCCCGGACGGCGACGCGGTCTGGCAGCGGCTGGCCGAGGCCCGCACCGAGACGCTGGCCCGGCTGCTGGACGGCTGGCACCCGGACATGAGCCCGGAGGTCGTGGCCCGCCTCCGCCACCTGGCCCGCGACATGCTCGCCGGCCCCTCCCCCCGCTAA
- the thrC gene encoding threonine synthase, translating to MWRGLIEAYRDRLPVSEKTPVITLHEGNTPLVPAPELSTRTGADVYLKVEGANPTGSFKDRGMTMAVSRAVEDGAKAIICASTGNTSASAAAYAARAGITCAVLVPQGKIALGKLGQALVHGAKLLQVSGNFDDCLALASKLSLDYPVALVNSVNPDRLQGQKTAAFEIVEALGDAPDIHCLPVGNAGNISAYWMGYQEDETAGNATRTPRMFGFQASGAAPIVNGEAVREPSTIATAIRIGNPASWTKAVDARDTSGGLIAAVTDREILTAYRLLARTVGVFVELGSAASVAGLLQQAEAGKVPAGSTVVCTVTGHGLKDPEWAISTAPSPTTIPNDVLAAARSLELA from the coding sequence ATGTGGCGTGGCTTGATCGAGGCGTACCGGGACCGCCTGCCGGTCAGCGAGAAGACACCGGTGATCACCCTGCACGAGGGGAACACGCCCCTGGTCCCGGCGCCGGAGCTGTCCACGCGCACGGGCGCCGACGTCTACCTCAAGGTCGAGGGCGCGAACCCGACCGGGTCCTTCAAGGACCGCGGCATGACGATGGCGGTCTCCCGCGCGGTCGAGGACGGCGCCAAGGCGATCATCTGCGCGTCCACCGGCAACACCAGCGCGTCCGCCGCGGCCTACGCGGCGCGGGCCGGCATCACCTGCGCGGTGCTGGTGCCGCAGGGCAAGATCGCGCTCGGCAAGCTGGGCCAGGCGCTGGTGCACGGCGCCAAGCTGCTGCAGGTCTCCGGCAACTTCGACGACTGCCTCGCGCTCGCCTCGAAGCTGTCGCTGGACTACCCGGTGGCGCTGGTCAACTCCGTGAACCCGGACCGGTTGCAGGGCCAGAAGACCGCGGCGTTCGAGATCGTCGAGGCGCTCGGCGACGCGCCGGACATCCACTGCCTGCCGGTCGGCAACGCCGGCAACATCAGCGCGTACTGGATGGGTTATCAGGAGGACGAGACCGCGGGCAACGCCACCCGGACGCCGCGGATGTTCGGCTTCCAGGCGTCCGGCGCCGCGCCGATCGTGAACGGCGAGGCCGTGCGCGAGCCGTCCACGATCGCCACCGCGATCCGGATCGGCAACCCGGCCAGCTGGACCAAGGCGGTCGACGCGCGGGACACGTCCGGCGGCCTGATCGCGGCCGTCACGGACCGGGAGATCCTCACGGCGTACCGGTTGCTGGCCCGGACGGTCGGCGTGTTCGTGGAGCTGGGCAGCGCGGCCAGCGTGGCGGGTCTGTTGCAGCAGGCCGAGGCGGGCAAGGTCCCGGCCGGCTCCACCGTGGTCTGCACGGTCACCGGCCACGGCCTCAAGGACCCGGAGTGGGCGATCTCCACCGCGCCGTCCCCGACCACGATCCCGAACGATGTGCTCGCCGCCGCGAGGTCGCTGGAGCTGGCCTGA
- a CDS encoding homoserine dehydrogenase, with protein sequence MTKPAVRVALLGCGTVGAEVVRLLHDQAGDLTARIGAPLEIVGIAVRRIGRDRGDLPVDPSIFTTDALGLIKRDDVDVVIEVVGGIEPARTWLVEALRAGKSVVTANKALLAEDGGALHDAAAEGGADLYYEAAVAGAIPLLRPLRESLHGDRINRVTGIVNGTTNFILSSMDTTGAGFGEALEEATALGYAEADPTADVEGFDAGAKAAILASLAFHTRVTAADVYREGITEVTAADVASARDMGSTIKLLCIAARNVDAQGGESVSVRVHPAMIPRSHPLASVGGAYNAVFVEAEAAGQLMFYGAGAGGTPTASAVLGDVVAVSRNRLAGTWAPSESAYAKLSVRPMGDAITRYHVSLDVADRAGVLSQVAGVFAKHDVSIATVRQAGHGDEASLVIVTHTARDAALAATVDELRNLDIVRSIASVLRVEGDM encoded by the coding sequence ATGACGAAACCAGCTGTTCGCGTGGCCCTGCTCGGCTGTGGCACGGTCGGCGCCGAGGTGGTCCGACTGCTGCACGACCAGGCCGGCGACCTCACGGCCCGGATCGGCGCGCCGCTCGAGATCGTCGGCATCGCCGTGCGGCGGATCGGCCGCGACCGTGGTGACCTGCCGGTCGACCCGTCGATCTTCACGACCGACGCGCTCGGCCTGATCAAGCGCGACGACGTCGACGTGGTGATCGAGGTCGTCGGCGGGATCGAGCCCGCGCGAACGTGGCTGGTCGAGGCGCTGCGCGCGGGCAAGAGCGTGGTCACGGCCAACAAGGCGCTGCTGGCCGAGGACGGTGGCGCGCTGCACGACGCGGCCGCGGAGGGCGGTGCCGACCTCTACTACGAGGCCGCGGTGGCCGGCGCGATCCCGCTGCTCCGCCCGCTGCGCGAGTCGCTGCACGGTGACCGGATCAACCGCGTCACCGGCATCGTGAACGGCACCACCAACTTCATCCTGAGCTCGATGGACACCACCGGCGCCGGCTTCGGCGAGGCGCTGGAGGAGGCGACCGCGCTCGGCTACGCGGAGGCCGACCCGACCGCGGACGTGGAGGGCTTCGACGCCGGCGCGAAGGCCGCGATCCTGGCGTCGCTGGCGTTCCACACCCGGGTCACCGCGGCCGACGTCTACCGTGAGGGCATCACCGAGGTCACCGCGGCGGACGTGGCGAGCGCGCGCGACATGGGCAGCACGATCAAGCTGCTCTGCATCGCGGCCCGGAACGTCGACGCGCAGGGCGGCGAGTCGGTCAGCGTTCGCGTGCACCCGGCGATGATCCCGCGCAGCCACCCGCTGGCGAGCGTCGGCGGCGCCTACAACGCGGTCTTCGTCGAGGCCGAGGCGGCCGGTCAGCTGATGTTCTACGGCGCGGGCGCGGGCGGCACGCCGACCGCGAGCGCGGTGCTCGGCGACGTGGTCGCGGTGTCCCGCAACCGGCTGGCCGGCACGTGGGCGCCGAGCGAGTCCGCCTACGCCAAGCTCTCGGTCCGGCCGATGGGCGACGCGATCACGCGCTACCACGTCAGTCTCGACGTGGCCGACCGCGCGGGCGTGCTCTCGCAGGTCGCGGGCGTCTTCGCCAAGCACGACGTCTCGATCGCCACGGTCCGCCAGGCCGGGCACGGCGACGAGGCCAGCCTGGTCATCGTCACGCACACCGCGCGCGACGCCGCCCTGGCCGCCACCGTCGACGAGCTGCGCAACCTGGACATCGTCCGCAGCATCGCCAGCGTCCTGCGCGTCGAGGGCGATATGTAG
- the lysA gene encoding diaminopimelate decarboxylase: MRAHITSPEWLRTPADVNALLPQLWPRHVARGTDGVVEIAGITVEQLKQDFGTPAFVLDEDDMRARCREFRDAFHDADVYYAGKAFLCKAVVKIIAEEGLHLDVCSGGELATALAAGMDPARIGFHGNNKSVAELERAVEAGVGRIIVDSVHEIDRLSAIAERHGRTQKVLIRVTPGVEAHTHEFIATAHEDQKFGFSIAGGTAYRAALKILDEARLDLRGFHSHIGSQIFDTSGFELAARRVLELVAEIKKARDVDLPELDLGGGFGIAYTTQDDPSAPKDLAERMRKIVEDECEAQQLVKPHVSIEPGRAIVGPAMFTLYEVGTVKELEMRTYVSVDGGMSDNIRTALYDASYSATVASRRSDSHPILARVVGKHCESGDIVVKDEFLPADVQPGDLVAVPGTGAYCRSMASNYNHVPRPPVIAVRDGAARVIVRRETEADLLALDVG; encoded by the coding sequence ATGCGCGCGCACATCACCAGTCCCGAGTGGCTGCGCACGCCCGCCGACGTCAACGCGCTGCTCCCGCAGCTCTGGCCGCGGCATGTCGCCCGCGGCACCGACGGCGTGGTCGAGATCGCCGGCATCACGGTGGAGCAGCTGAAACAAGACTTCGGCACGCCCGCGTTCGTCCTGGACGAGGACGACATGCGGGCCCGCTGCCGCGAGTTCCGGGACGCGTTCCACGACGCGGACGTCTACTACGCCGGCAAGGCGTTCCTCTGCAAGGCGGTCGTGAAGATCATCGCGGAGGAGGGCCTCCACCTGGACGTCTGCTCCGGCGGTGAGCTGGCTACCGCGCTCGCGGCGGGCATGGACCCGGCACGGATCGGCTTCCACGGCAACAACAAGTCGGTCGCGGAGCTGGAACGCGCGGTCGAGGCCGGGGTCGGCCGCATCATCGTCGACTCCGTCCACGAGATCGACCGGCTGAGCGCAATCGCCGAGAGGCACGGAAGGACCCAGAAGGTCCTGATCCGGGTCACCCCCGGCGTGGAGGCGCACACGCACGAGTTCATCGCGACCGCCCACGAGGACCAGAAGTTCGGCTTCTCCATCGCGGGCGGCACCGCGTACCGTGCGGCCTTGAAGATCTTGGACGAGGCGAGACTGGACCTGAGAGGCTTCCACTCGCACATCGGAAGCCAGATCTTCGACACCAGTGGCTTCGAGCTGGCCGCGCGCCGGGTGCTGGAACTCGTCGCCGAGATCAAGAAGGCGCGGGACGTGGACCTGCCGGAGCTGGACCTGGGCGGTGGTTTCGGCATCGCCTACACCACCCAGGACGACCCGTCCGCGCCGAAGGACCTGGCCGAGCGCATGCGCAAGATCGTCGAGGACGAGTGCGAGGCGCAGCAGCTGGTGAAGCCGCACGTCTCGATCGAGCCCGGCCGCGCGATCGTCGGCCCGGCGATGTTCACGCTCTACGAGGTCGGCACGGTCAAGGAACTCGAGATGCGCACCTACGTCAGCGTCGACGGCGGGATGAGCGACAACATCCGGACCGCGCTCTACGACGCCTCGTACAGTGCCACGGTCGCCTCACGGAGAAGTGACTCACACCCGATCCTGGCCCGGGTGGTGGGAAAGCACTGTGAGTCCGGGGACATCGTGGTGAAGGATGAATTCCTGCCCGCCGACGTACAGCCCGGAGATCTTGTTGCCGTTCCGGGCACGGGCGCGTATTGCCGCAGCATGGCCAGTAACTACAACCATGTGCCGCGCCCGCCGGTGATCGCGGTCCGGGACGGTGCGGCGCGCGTCATCGTGCGGCGGGAGACGGAAGCGGATCTGCTCGCATTGGATGTGGGATGA